From one Novosphingobium sp. genomic stretch:
- a CDS encoding quinone-dependent dihydroorotate dehydrogenase: MTLSPAAYALIRPLLFRLDAEKAHGLALNVLRNGGTTRPPVSDPALASNVAGLAFPNPVGMAAGFDKDGEVPDALLGLGFGFAEVGSITPLPQSGNPKPRLFRLVEDRAVINRMGFNNGGAQAAHARLAERRHRGGVLGINIGANKDATDRIADYATGAQMFAPLASYLAVNVSSPNTPGLRALQDPAALEELLDGVIAARDETGHRPPVFLKVAPDLQPADVDAIARIAIDKQLGALIVSNTTIERPALRSPHAGETGGLSGAPLRDMAQQRIADFRKATGGAVPLIGVGGIANAADAWARIRAGASLVQLYSAMVYEGPGIARAINKGLLELMRRDGFVSIQDAVGTGK, translated from the coding sequence ATGACCCTGAGCCCCGCCGCCTATGCGCTGATCCGCCCCCTGCTGTTCCGACTCGACGCCGAGAAAGCGCACGGATTGGCGCTGAACGTGTTGCGCAACGGCGGCACGACCCGTCCGCCCGTCAGCGATCCGGCGCTGGCCAGCAATGTGGCGGGCCTAGCCTTCCCCAACCCCGTCGGCATGGCCGCAGGCTTCGACAAGGATGGCGAGGTGCCCGACGCCCTGCTGGGTCTGGGCTTCGGCTTTGCCGAGGTCGGGTCAATCACCCCCCTGCCCCAGTCCGGCAATCCGAAACCCCGTCTGTTCCGCCTGGTGGAGGACCGCGCCGTCATCAACCGCATGGGCTTCAACAATGGCGGCGCGCAGGCCGCTCACGCGCGCCTCGCCGAACGTCGCCATCGCGGCGGCGTTCTGGGCATCAACATCGGCGCCAACAAGGATGCCACCGATCGCATCGCCGATTACGCCACGGGGGCGCAGATGTTCGCCCCGCTGGCCTCCTATCTGGCGGTGAACGTCTCCAGCCCCAACACGCCCGGTCTGCGCGCCCTGCAGGACCCCGCCGCGCTGGAGGAATTGCTCGACGGCGTGATCGCAGCCCGCGACGAGACCGGCCACCGCCCGCCCGTCTTCCTGAAGGTCGCGCCCGATCTGCAGCCCGCCGATGTCGATGCCATCGCCCGCATCGCCATCGACAAGCAACTCGGCGCGCTGATCGTCAGCAACACCACCATCGAGCGGCCTGCCCTGCGCAGCCCCCACGCGGGCGAGACCGGTGGCCTGTCGGGCGCGCCGCTGCGCGATATGGCCCAGCAGCGCATCGCCGATTTCCGCAAGGCCACGGGCGGCGCGGTGCCATTGATCGGCGTGGGCGGGATTGCCAATGCCGCGGATGCATGGGCGCGGATTCGCGCAGGGGCCTCGCTGGTGCAGCTCTACAGCGCGATGGTCTATGAAGGGCCGGGAATCGCGCGGGCCATCAACAAGGGGCTGCTGGAGCTGATGCGTCGGGACGGGTTTGTCTCGATTCAGGACGCTGTGGGGACGGGAAAGTAA
- the sufC gene encoding Fe-S cluster assembly ATPase SufC has translation MLQISDLHATVADKPILKGLSLTINAGEVHAIMGPNGAGKSTLGYTLGGRPGYEVTGGSATLEGADLLEMAPHERAAAGLFLGFQYPVEIPGVSNLQFLREALNAQRKGRGEAPLSGGEFLKIAREKSALLKMDMEMLKRPVNVGFSGGEKKRAEMVQMGILDPKLAILDETDSGLDIDALRICGEGINAIMRRPDKAVLLITHYQRLLDYVKPDFVHVLAGGRIVKSGGPELAHELEERGYEAVEGATA, from the coding sequence ATGTTGCAGATTTCCGATCTTCACGCCACCGTCGCGGACAAGCCGATCCTCAAGGGTCTGTCGCTCACCATCAACGCCGGTGAGGTGCATGCCATCATGGGCCCCAATGGCGCGGGCAAGTCCACGCTGGGCTACACGCTGGGCGGCCGTCCGGGCTATGAAGTCACCGGCGGCTCGGCCACGCTGGAGGGCGCCGACCTGCTGGAGATGGCGCCGCATGAGCGTGCCGCCGCCGGGCTCTTTCTGGGCTTCCAGTATCCGGTGGAAATCCCCGGCGTCTCCAACCTGCAGTTCCTGCGCGAGGCACTCAACGCCCAGCGCAAGGGGCGCGGTGAGGCTCCGCTCTCGGGCGGCGAGTTCCTGAAGATCGCGCGCGAAAAGTCGGCGCTGCTCAAGATGGATATGGAGATGCTCAAGCGTCCCGTGAACGTCGGTTTCTCGGGCGGCGAGAAGAAGCGCGCCGAGATGGTGCAAATGGGCATCCTCGACCCCAAGCTGGCGATTCTCGACGAGACCGACTCGGGCCTCGATATCGACGCCCTGCGCATCTGCGGTGAGGGCATCAACGCCATCATGCGCCGCCCCGACAAGGCCGTGCTGCTGATTACCCATTATCAGCGCCTGCTCGATTACGTGAAGCCCGATTTCGTCCACGTTCTGGCCGGTGGCCGCATCGTGAAGAGCGGGGGCCCCGAACTGGCGCATGAACTCGAAGAGCGCGGCTATGAGGCTGTCGAGGGAGCCACCGCATGA
- a CDS encoding Rrf2 family transcriptional regulator: protein MRLSSMADYAVVAMTAAARHGDTAVAGAKRSSMNAALLAEESGLPAPTVQKLVSRLVAAGLLRSTRGAGGGLALARTADTISLAEIVEAVEGPIALTPCVDKGRADCLLEPGCAVRPHWPIVNEALRGALASVPLSRLAALHEAEHEAVVANVATMELSE, encoded by the coding sequence ATGCGTTTGTCCAGCATGGCTGATTATGCCGTGGTTGCCATGACGGCAGCGGCGCGCCATGGCGACACCGCCGTGGCGGGCGCCAAGCGCTCATCGATGAACGCCGCGCTGCTGGCCGAGGAATCGGGCCTGCCCGCGCCCACGGTGCAGAAGCTGGTGAGTCGGCTGGTGGCTGCCGGGCTGCTGCGCTCCACGCGCGGGGCGGGCGGCGGGCTGGCGCTGGCGCGCACGGCGGACACGATCTCGCTGGCCGAGATCGTGGAAGCTGTCGAAGGGCCGATCGCGCTGACTCCTTGCGTGGACAAGGGGCGGGCCGATTGCCTGCTGGAACCGGGCTGTGCGGTGCGTCCGCATTGGCCGATCGTGAATGAGGCGCTGCGTGGAGCGCTGGCCAGTGTGCCGCTGAGTCGGCTGGCCGCGTTGCATGAAGCGGAACATGAGGCAGTCGTGGCAAATGTCGCGACGATGGAGTTGAGCGAATGA
- the sufB gene encoding Fe-S cluster assembly protein SufB, translated as MSEQSVPEAEVVEIRDQAARDAAARVAEYEHGWSSDIEQEYGPKGLSEDTVRYISAKKDEPEWMLEWRLKAYRHWLTMPMPDWAKLNIPPIDYQAAYYWAAPKTKDGPKSLDEVDPEILRVYEKLGIPLEEQKVLAGVEGARKVAVDAVFDSVSVATTFRKELEAAGVIFRSISEAIREYPELVRKWLGKVVPMGDNYFSALNCAVFSDGTFVYVPEGVRCPMELSTYFRINAENTGQFERTLIVCDKGAYVSYLEGCTAPQRDENQLHAAVVELVALDDAEIKYSTVQNWYPGDAQGKGGIYNFVTKRALCQGKRSKVSWTQVETGSAITWKYPSCVLNGEDSVGEFYSVAVTNNHQQADTGTKMIHNGKGSRSTIVSKGISAGKSQNTYRGMVRVAANAEGVRNFTQCDSLLLGKECGAHTVPYIEVRNPSATIEHEATTSKISDDQLFYAMQRGLDQEASVALIVNGFAKEVLQQLPMEFAVEAQKLLGISLEGSVG; from the coding sequence ATGAGCGAGCAGAGTGTGCCCGAAGCCGAGGTCGTCGAGATCCGCGATCAGGCCGCGCGCGATGCGGCGGCCCGCGTGGCCGAGTATGAACACGGCTGGTCCTCCGACATCGAGCAGGAATATGGCCCCAAGGGCCTGTCGGAAGACACCGTGCGCTATATCTCGGCCAAGAAGGACGAGCCCGAGTGGATGCTCGAATGGCGCCTGAAGGCTTATCGCCACTGGCTGACCATGCCCATGCCCGACTGGGCCAAGCTGAACATCCCGCCGATCGATTATCAGGCCGCCTATTACTGGGCCGCGCCCAAGACCAAGGATGGCCCCAAGTCGCTGGACGAGGTCGATCCCGAGATTCTGCGCGTCTATGAAAAGCTGGGCATCCCGCTGGAGGAGCAGAAGGTGCTCGCCGGGGTTGAGGGTGCGCGCAAGGTCGCGGTGGATGCGGTGTTCGATTCGGTTTCAGTCGCCACCACCTTCCGCAAGGAGCTTGAGGCGGCGGGCGTGATCTTCCGCAGCATCAGCGAGGCCATCCGCGAGTACCCCGAACTGGTGCGCAAGTGGCTCGGCAAGGTCGTGCCCATGGGCGACAATTACTTTTCGGCGCTGAATTGCGCGGTCTTTTCCGACGGCACCTTCGTCTATGTGCCCGAGGGTGTGCGTTGCCCGATGGAGCTCTCCACCTATTTCCGCATCAACGCGGAAAACACCGGCCAGTTCGAGCGCACGCTGATCGTCTGCGACAAGGGCGCCTATGTTTCCTATCTGGAAGGCTGCACCGCCCCCCAGCGCGACGAAAACCAGCTTCACGCCGCCGTGGTGGAACTGGTCGCGCTCGACGATGCCGAGATCAAATATTCCACCGTCCAGAACTGGTATCCCGGCGATGCGCAGGGCAAGGGCGGCATCTACAATTTCGTCACCAAGCGCGCGCTGTGCCAGGGCAAGCGCAGCAAGGTGAGCTGGACCCAGGTGGAAACCGGCAGCGCCATCACCTGGAAGTATCCGTCCTGCGTGCTGAACGGCGAGGACAGCGTGGGCGAGTTCTACTCGGTCGCCGTCACCAACAACCATCAGCAGGCCGACACCGGCACCAAGATGATCCACAATGGCAAGGGCAGCCGCTCCACCATTGTCAGCAAGGGCATCAGCGCGGGCAAGTCGCAGAACACCTATCGCGGCATGGTCCGCGTGGCGGCCAATGCCGAGGGCGTGCGCAACTTTACCCAGTGCGACAGCCTGCTGCTGGGCAAGGAGTGCGGCGCGCATACCGTGCCCTATATCGAGGTGCGCAACCCCAGCGCCACCATCGAGCATGAGGCCACCACCAGCAAGATCTCCGACGACCAGCTGTTCTACGCCATGCAGCGCGGGCTGGATCAGGAGGCCTCGGTGGCGCTGATCGTCAATGGTTTCGCCAAGGAGGTGCTGCAGCAGCTGCCCATGGAATTCGCCGTGGAAGCGCAGAAGCTGCTGGGCATCAGCCTTGAGGGGAGCGTGGGCTAA
- a CDS encoding cysteine desulfurase, producing the protein MSRSLAEIRADFPGLKTREGGVWHYLDSGATAQKPRQVIDTMARAMGADYATVHRGVYARSAEMTLAYEAARRTIASFIGGDEHEIVFTRGATEAINLVAQSWGATNLKAGDRILLSTLEHHSNIVPWQILRERIGFEIDVCPLTEDGRIDLDAAEKLLTPAYKLVSLAHVSNVLGSVLDVERAVALAKSVGAKVLIDGCQAVPRLKVDVAALGCDFYVFSAHKLYGPTGIGALWAKAEILDAMPPWQGGGSMIDRVTFEKTTWAPAPTRFEAGTPAIVEAIGFAEAVDYIEAIGLDAIHAHELSLVDTLRGELRAFNSIRLFGPDHSAGIVSFSMDGVHPHDLGTILDEEGVAIRAGHHCAQPLMDHLGVPATARASFGLYSDDSDIAALLRGIERTKRIFG; encoded by the coding sequence GTGAGCCGTTCGCTCGCCGAGATCCGCGCCGACTTTCCGGGCCTGAAAACCCGCGAGGGCGGCGTGTGGCATTACCTCGACAGCGGGGCCACGGCGCAGAAGCCTAGGCAAGTGATCGATACCATGGCCCGCGCGATGGGGGCGGATTACGCCACCGTCCATCGCGGCGTCTATGCCCGCAGCGCCGAGATGACTCTGGCCTATGAGGCGGCGCGCCGCACCATCGCCAGTTTCATCGGCGGCGACGAGCATGAGATCGTCTTCACCCGCGGCGCCACCGAGGCGATCAATCTGGTCGCCCAGAGCTGGGGCGCGACGAATCTGAAGGCGGGCGACCGCATCCTGCTGTCCACGCTGGAGCATCACTCGAACATCGTGCCGTGGCAGATCCTGCGCGAGCGGATCGGTTTCGAGATCGATGTCTGCCCGCTGACCGAGGATGGCCGCATCGATCTGGATGCTGCCGAAAAGCTGCTGACTCCGGCGTACAAGCTGGTGTCGCTGGCGCATGTCTCCAACGTGCTGGGCAGCGTGCTGGATGTGGAGCGCGCCGTGGCGCTGGCCAAGTCGGTCGGTGCCAAGGTGCTGATCGATGGTTGCCAGGCCGTGCCGCGCCTGAAGGTCGATGTCGCCGCGCTGGGCTGCGATTTCTACGTCTTTTCCGCGCACAAGCTCTACGGCCCCACCGGCATCGGCGCGCTCTGGGCGAAGGCCGAGATTCTCGACGCCATGCCGCCATGGCAAGGCGGCGGTTCGATGATCGACCGCGTGACCTTCGAAAAGACCACCTGGGCCCCCGCGCCCACCCGTTTCGAGGCAGGCACCCCCGCCATCGTCGAGGCGATCGGCTTTGCCGAGGCGGTCGATTACATTGAGGCCATCGGACTGGATGCCATCCATGCCCATGAGCTCTCGCTGGTGGACACGCTGCGTGGCGAGCTGCGCGCCTTCAACTCGATCCGCCTGTTCGGGCCCGATCATTCGGCGGGCATCGTTTCTTTTTCCATGGACGGGGTGCATCCGCACGACCTCGGCACTATCTTGGATGAGGAAGGCGTGGCGATCCGCGCCGGGCATCATTGCGCCCAGCCTTTGATGGACCATCTGGGCGTGCCCGCCACCGCCCGCGCCAGCTTTGGCCTTTACAGCGATGACAGTGATATTGCCGCTCTGCTGCGCGGCATCGAGCGAACCAAGAGGATTTTCGGATGA
- a CDS encoding SUF system Fe-S cluster assembly protein, with translation MSTPAAGNGAPRFTVEEVDAAPTPPRARVEDVTPAPEETPAEMLERKRDYLDGFLSQQPTGMAPNEPGGALYEAVVDALKEIYDPEIPVNIYELGLIYGVDITPDGAVAITMTLTTPHCPVAESMPGEVELRVASVPGIREAEVNLVWDPAWDPAKMSDEARLELGML, from the coding sequence ATGAGCACGCCCGCAGCCGGAAACGGCGCCCCCCGCTTCACCGTGGAAGAGGTTGACGCTGCCCCCACCCCGCCGCGCGCGCGGGTGGAGGATGTGACGCCCGCCCCCGAGGAAACCCCGGCCGAGATGCTGGAGCGCAAGCGCGACTACCTCGACGGTTTCCTCAGCCAGCAGCCCACCGGCATGGCGCCCAACGAGCCGGGCGGCGCGCTGTATGAGGCGGTGGTCGATGCGCTGAAAGAGATCTACGACCCGGAAATCCCGGTCAACATCTATGAGCTGGGCCTGATCTATGGCGTGGACATCACGCCCGATGGCGCGGTGGCGATCACCATGACCTTGACCACCCCGCATTGCCCGGTGGCCGAATCGATGCCGGGCGAGGTCGAACTGCGCGTCGCCAGCGTGCCCGGCATTCGCGAGGCCGAGGTCAATCTGGTGTGGGACCCCGCCTGGGATCCGGCCAAGATGAGCGATGAAGCCCGCCTCGAACTGGGGATGCTGTGA
- a CDS encoding AMP-dependent synthetase/ligase produces MQLTEFTATPNLVALFLARADEKGDAPFLRAKRNGQWQSISWKDTAQKVCLLAEGLIRLGLHRGDPVMLVSENRPEWAIADLAIMAAGCVTVPTYITNTERDHTHILENSGACAVIVSGAKLGKTLLPAVLRSGHGRHVIGMEPLGATQAGALNYHDWDSLLEGDAEAARKAVEARIATIGRADTACIIYTSGTGGAPRGVMQHHGAILHNVAGAARILAEDFGWGDEVFLSFLPLSHAYEHTGGQFLPIGMGGQIAYAEGLEKLGANIEEIRPTIMVVVPRLFEVLRTRIIKGIEKQGRLPNYLMDKAIDLASRRAEGKKHLSDPILEAVLDRTLRPKVRARFGGRMKALVSGGAPLNPEIGLFFQAMGLTLLQGYGQTECAPVAAVNRPSAGIRMDTVGPPLHDTEIRIAEDGEILVRGELVMHGYWRNDAETAKVLKIDPAEPEKGPWLHTGDIGLIDSAGRIKITDRKKDMIVNDKGDNISPQRVEGMLTLQPEIAQAMVIGDRRPYVVGLIVPDCEWTLDWAQTNHVPFDIKALQGDPAFRAAVREAMDRVNADLSVVEKVRQFAFADEPFAIDNEEMTPSMKIRRHKLKERYGARLDALYNR; encoded by the coding sequence GTGCAGCTTACCGAATTTACCGCCACACCGAATCTGGTCGCGCTGTTTCTGGCCCGCGCGGACGAGAAGGGCGATGCGCCTTTCCTGCGCGCCAAACGCAACGGGCAGTGGCAGTCGATCAGTTGGAAGGACACCGCACAAAAGGTCTGCCTGCTGGCGGAAGGGCTGATAAGGCTTGGCCTGCACCGTGGCGATCCGGTGATGCTGGTGTCGGAGAACCGCCCGGAGTGGGCGATTGCCGATCTGGCGATCATGGCGGCAGGCTGCGTCACCGTGCCGACCTACATCACCAACACTGAGCGTGATCATACCCATATTCTGGAAAATTCCGGCGCCTGCGCGGTGATCGTCTCGGGCGCGAAGCTGGGCAAGACGCTGCTGCCCGCCGTGCTGCGCTCCGGCCATGGGCGGCATGTGATCGGCATGGAGCCGCTGGGGGCGACTCAGGCGGGCGCGCTCAACTATCACGACTGGGATTCGCTGCTGGAAGGCGATGCCGAGGCCGCGCGCAAGGCGGTGGAAGCCCGCATCGCAACCATCGGCCGCGCTGACACCGCTTGTATCATCTACACCAGCGGCACGGGCGGCGCCCCGCGCGGGGTGATGCAGCATCACGGCGCCATCCTGCACAATGTGGCGGGCGCCGCGCGCATTCTGGCCGAGGACTTCGGCTGGGGTGATGAGGTGTTTCTGTCCTTCCTGCCGCTCAGCCACGCCTATGAGCATACCGGCGGGCAATTCCTCCCCATCGGCATGGGCGGCCAGATCGCCTATGCGGAAGGGCTGGAAAAGCTTGGCGCCAACATCGAGGAAATCCGCCCCACCATCATGGTGGTGGTCCCCCGCCTGTTCGAGGTGCTGCGCACCCGCATCATCAAGGGCATCGAGAAGCAGGGCCGCCTGCCCAACTATCTGATGGACAAGGCCATCGATCTGGCCTCGCGCCGCGCCGAGGGCAAAAAGCACCTCAGCGATCCGATCCTAGAGGCCGTGCTGGACCGCACGCTGCGCCCCAAGGTCCGCGCGCGCTTCGGCGGGCGGATGAAGGCGCTGGTTTCGGGCGGCGCGCCGCTCAACCCGGAGATCGGCCTGTTCTTCCAGGCCATGGGGCTGACTCTGCTGCAAGGTTATGGCCAGACCGAATGCGCGCCCGTCGCCGCCGTCAACCGGCCCAGCGCGGGCATCCGCATGGACACCGTCGGCCCGCCCCTGCACGACACCGAAATCCGCATTGCCGAAGACGGCGAGATTCTGGTCCGCGGCGAGCTGGTGATGCATGGCTATTGGCGCAATGACGCCGAAACCGCCAAGGTCCTCAAGATCGACCCCGCCGAACCGGAAAAGGGCCCCTGGCTGCATACCGGCGACATCGGGCTGATCGATTCCGCCGGGCGCATCAAGATCACCGACCGCAAAAAGGACATGATCGTCAACGACAAGGGCGACAACATCTCGCCCCAGCGCGTCGAGGGCATGCTGACCTTGCAGCCGGAAATCGCGCAGGCCATGGTGATCGGCGACCGCCGTCCCTATGTGGTGGGCCTGATCGTACCCGATTGCGAATGGACGCTGGATTGGGCACAAACCAACCATGTTCCCTTCGATATCAAGGCCCTGCAAGGCGACCCCGCCTTCCGCGCCGCCGTGCGCGAGGCGATGGACCGGGTGAATGCCGATCTGTCCGTGGTGGAAAAGGTGCGCCAGTTCGCTTTTGCGGATGAACCCTTCGCCATCGACAATGAGGAAATGACCCCCTCGATGAAGATCCGGCGCCATAAGCTGAAGGAGCGGTATGGGGCGCGGTTGGATGCGCTTTATAATCGGTAA
- a CDS encoding SufD family Fe-S cluster assembly protein, which yields MSAVADILPTRAEEDWRYADVKALADLWPLPERETVTVPAGGTFARSIVQTEGGVTRLSLVLEAKASAALHVLNAGGPYARVEIDVLLHEGADFTLGGAQLAQSGQTVEIVTKVTHAHPDAVSRQLVRSVAGGQGTVTYLGKVKVEPGADGTDGEQSVRAMLLDRTATANAKPELEIYADDVKCAHGCAVGELDANGLFYLAARGLPPAQAKALMLSAFIAEAFDGAEEGDHLQSLAQKLLEDAL from the coding sequence GTGAGCGCTGTGGCTGACATTCTGCCGACCCGTGCCGAAGAAGATTGGCGCTATGCCGATGTGAAGGCATTGGCCGATCTGTGGCCGCTGCCCGAGCGTGAAACCGTCACCGTTCCGGCTGGCGGCACCTTTGCGCGCTCCATTGTGCAGACCGAAGGCGGCGTGACCCGCCTGTCGCTGGTGCTGGAAGCCAAGGCCAGCGCTGCGCTGCATGTGCTGAACGCCGGTGGCCCCTATGCCCGCGTCGAGATCGATGTGCTGCTGCATGAGGGCGCCGATTTCACGTTGGGCGGCGCGCAATTGGCGCAGAGCGGCCAGACGGTGGAGATCGTCACCAAGGTTACCCATGCTCATCCCGATGCTGTCAGCCGCCAATTGGTGCGCTCGGTGGCGGGCGGGCAGGGCACCGTCACCTATCTGGGCAAGGTCAAGGTCGAGCCCGGCGCGGACGGCACCGATGGCGAGCAGAGCGTGCGCGCCATGCTGCTGGACCGCACCGCCACGGCCAACGCCAAGCCCGAGCTGGAAATCTACGCCGACGATGTGAAGTGCGCCCATGGCTGCGCCGTGGGTGAGCTGGACGCCAATGGGCTGTTCTATCTCGCCGCGCGCGGGCTTCCGCCTGCGCAGGCCAAGGCGCTGATGCTCTCGGCCTTTATCGCCGAGGCTTTCGATGGCGCCGAGGAAGGCGACCATCTGCAGTCGCTGGCGCAGAAGCTGCTGGAGGACGCGCTGTGA